The Lactuca sativa cultivar Salinas chromosome 2, Lsat_Salinas_v11, whole genome shotgun sequence genome includes a window with the following:
- the LOC111921785 gene encoding extensin-2, translated as MRVTTGVPFRAPLWPIVIALTVFGIANLIAVSADPYIYSSPPPPYMYKSPPPPVHSPPPPYLYKSPPPPVHSPPPPYLYKSPPPPVHSPPPPYLYKSPPPPVHSPPPPYLYKSPPPPVHSPPPPYEYKSPPPPVKSPPPPYYYKSPPPPVHSPPPPYLYKSPPPPVHSPPPPYLYKSPPPPVKSPPPPYYYKSPPPPVHSPPPPYYYKSPPPPTKSPPHYYYTSPPPPKSYYPVPYPHHKKLIVKVVGKVYCYSCYDWKYPIQSHAKHHLKGVVVEITCKAVGQKEIFAYGKTKINGKYAITVEGLDYSKYGGAKACTAKLHMAPNGTKCNIPTNLHGGLKGAVLMVKSKNAYEVVLEAKPFAYAPKTPSTLCEKPKPKPEPTPSPYYYKSPPPTYLYKSPPPPMKSPPAYHYTSPPPPKKSPPPPYHYTSPPPPVKSPPPPYHYTSPPPPVKSPPKYHYTSPPPPKKSPPPPYYYKSPPPPVKSPPPPYHYTSPPPPVKSPPPPYHYTSPPPPVKSPPPPYHYTSPPPPMKSPPPPYHYTSPPPPIKSPPPPYHYTSPPPPVKSPPPPYHYTSPPPPVKSPPPPYHYTSPPPPVKSPPPPYHYTSPPPPVKSPPPPYHYSSPPPPVKSPPPPYHYSSPPPPVKSPPPPYHYTSPPPPIKSPPPSYHYTSPPSPVKSPPPPYHYTSPPPTMKSPPPPYHYTSPPPPVKSPPPPYHYTSPPPPTKSPPPPYHYTSPPPPVKSPPPPYHYSSPPPPVKSPPPPYQYTSPPPPVKSPPPPYHYTSPPPPVKSPPPPYHYTSPPPPVKSPPPPYHYTSPPPPVKSPPPPYHYTSPPPPVKSPPPPYHYTSPPPPVKSPPPPYHYVSPPPPVKSPLPPVYIYGSPPPPTNY; from the exons ATGAGAGTTACCACCGGTGTCCCGTTTAGGGCCCCTTTATGGCCTATAGTCATCGCATTAACCGTCTTTGGCATTGCTAACCTTATAGCTGTCTCGGCTGATCCTTATATCTattcttcaccaccaccaccatatatGTATAAGTCTCCACCACCACCAGTgcattcaccaccaccaccatatctTTACAAGTCCCCACCACCACCGGTGCATTCACCACCACCGCCATATTTGTACAAGTCTCCACCACCACCGGTGCATTCACCACCACCGCCATATTTGTACAAGTCTCCACCACCACCGGTGCATTCACCACCACCGCCATATTTGTACAAGTCTCCACCACCACCGGTacattcaccaccaccaccatatgaATACAAGTCTCCTCCACCCCCAGTtaaatcaccaccaccaccatactACTACAAGTCTCCACCTCCACCGGTgcattcaccaccaccaccatatttGTACAAGTCTCCACCTCCACCGGTGCATTCACCACCACCGCCATATTTATACAAGTCTCCACCACCACCAGTtaagtcaccaccaccaccatactACTACAAGTCTCCTCCTCCTCCGGTGCATTCTCCACCACCACCTTACTACTACAAAtccccaccaccaccaacaaAGTCTCCCCCACACTATTACTACACTTCTCCACCACCACCAAAATCCTACTATCCAGTACCTTACCCTCACCACAAGAAACTCATCGTAAAGGTCGTGGGCAAAGTTTACTGCTACAGCTGCTATGACTGGAAATACCCAATCCAATCACACGCCAAGCACCACCTCAAAG GTGTCGTTGTCGAAATTACTTGCAAGGCTGTTGGCCAGAAAGAAATTTTTGCATATGGAAAGACTAAGATCAATGGCAAATATGCAATTACTGTTGAGGGTTTGGACTATTCCAAATATGGAGGAGCAAAAGCTTGTACCGCTAAGCTTCATATGGCACCAAATGGAACCAAATGTAATATTCCAACAAATCTTCATGGTGGTTTGAAGGGTGCCGTGCTTATGGTCAAATCCAAAAATGCTTATGAGGTTGTCCTTGAGGCTAAACCATTTGCATATGCTCCTAAGACTCCTTCTACCCTTTGTGAGAAGCCAAAGCCAAAACCAGAGCCCACTCCTTCTCCATATTATTACAAATCTCCACCACCCACTTACTTATACAAGTCTCCCCCTCCACCCATGAAGAGTCCTCCGGCATATCACTACACATCACCCCCACCACCTAAGAAATCACCACCTCCTCCATACCACTACACATCTCCTCCACCGCCGGTTAAATCTCCACCACCACCATACCACTACACTTCCCCTCCACCACCAGTGAAGTCTCCTCCCAAGTACCACTACACATCACCCCCACCACCTAAGAAATCACCACCTCCCCCATACTACTACAAATCGCCTCCACCACCGGTTAAGTCTCCACCCCCACCTTACCATTacacttcaccaccaccaccagtgaAATCTCCACCACCACCATACCATTacacttcaccaccaccaccggtgAAGTCACCACCCCCACCTTATCACTACACATCACCTCCACCACCGATGAAATCTCCTCCACCACCATACCATTACACATCTCCTCCACCACCTATTAAGTCACCACCTCCTCCATATCACTATACATCACCTCCACCACCAGTGAAATCTCCTCCTCCACCATATCACTACACATCACCACCCCCACCCGTGAAATCTCCACCACCACCATACCATTACACTTCACCTCCCCCGCCTGTAAAATCCCCTCCACCGCCTTACCATTacacatcaccaccaccaccggtgAAATCTCCACCCCCACCATACCACTACAGTTCACCTCCTCCACCGGTAAAATCCCCACCACCACCATACCACTACTCATCACCCCCACCCCCCGTGAAATCTCCACCGCCCCCATACCACTACACCTCACCTCCACCACCAATTaagtcaccaccaccatcatacCACTATacatcaccaccatcaccggTTAAATCCCCACCGCCACCTTACCATTATACATCACCTCCACCAACCATGAAATCTCCACCTCCTCCATACCATTACacctcaccaccaccaccagttaAGTCCCCACCACCACCATACCATTACACCTCACCTCCACCACCAACTAAGTCCCCACCACCACCATACCACTACACATCGCCTCCTCCACCGGTTAAATCTCCACCACCACCATACCATTATTCTTCACCTCCACCACCAGTTAAGTCCCCACCACCACCATACCAGTACACATCACCTCCACCACCTGTGAAATCTCCACCACCTCCATACCACTACACTTCTCCCCCACCACCCGTTAAGTCTCCACCACCACCATACCACTATACATCACCTCCACCACCAGTTAAATCCCCACCTCCACCATACCACTACACCTCTCCTCCACCACCAGTTAAGTCCCCACCGCCACCATACCACTACACATCACCTCCACCACCTGTGAAATCTCCACCACCTCCATACCATTACACATCACCCCCACCACCAGTTAAGTCACCACCACCTCCATACCACTACGTATCTCCACCTCCACCAGTAAAATCACCTCTTCCGCCTGTATACATCTATGGCTCTCCTCCACCCCCAACTAATTACTAG